In Klebsiella aerogenes, the DNA window AACAGGGCATTATCAAGGGCAACATAACCGGGCCACGCCAGAACAAACATTGCGTTATCTGAGTCGGTTGTCCGGGCCGTTCCTCGATCGCTTCGACCTGTCGCTGGAGATCCCTCTCCCCCCGCCAGGCGTATTAAGTCGAGGTAGCGACGGCGAAGAACGAAGCGCGGCTATTCGCCTGCGAGTGTTAGCGGTGCGTGAACAGCAGCTCACCCGACAGGGGAAACTCAATGCGCAACTGGATAGCGGCGAGATAAAAGCCTGGTGTCGGCTAAAAGAAGATGACGCGATATGGTTGGAACAGGCGCTATCGGCGCTGGGGTTATCAATACGCGCGTGGCAGCGGCTGCTGAAGGTTGCTCGCACTATCGCCGATATCAATGAAGATCGGGATATAGAACGCCACCATTTGCAGGAAGCACTGAGCTACCGGGCTATCGATCGCATGCTAAACCACCTGCAAACGCTGATGGCATAAAAAAAGGGCTTTCGCCCTTTTTTCTTAATCGTCACTTTCAGTATAGTCTTCGGCGCCTTCAACCTGCGGCTTGCCACCAGACAGAGTGTGGAAACGCTTTGGACGCTTGATACGCGCCATATACTTAATCCAGACGCGTTCTGCTTCCGTTACTGGCTCACGTTCGCCGTGGCATACCGCTACGAACTGTTTTTCATCTTCAGTAACAGGCTCGCGTTTACCCAGTTCCAGCTCATTAAAGGCGTAACCATGACGTTCAAGCAGTTGCGCCTCTTTGATGGTGAAATCACCGTGACGGGAGAACCCGCGCGGATAATTTTTATTGTCGAAAAAACGATTAGTCGTCGTAAAGCTTTCCGCCATCCTACACGCTCCTGATTCTTTGGCCGAGCTATTTATGGCGCGGAGTATTAGTTACGCTTGACAGAGCGTCAAACAAAACATTTAAATCATCACGACAAATAATTTTGCGGAGAAGAGTGTGGACACGGAATTGCTCAAAACTTTCCTTGAAGTGAGCAGAACTCGCCACTTTGGGCGAGCAGCGGAGGCGCTTTATTTAACACAATCAGCGGTTAGCTTCCGTATTCGCCAGTTGGAAAACCAGCTGGGCGTGAATCTATTCACCCGCCATCGTAACAATATTCGTTTAACGTCCGCCGGTGAAAAGCTGTTGCCCTATGCAGAAACGTTGATGAATACCTGGCAGGCCGCGCGTAAGGAGGTCGCCCACTCTTCCCGGCATAATGAATTCTCAATCGGTGCCAGTGCATCGCTAT includes these proteins:
- a CDS encoding DUF413 domain-containing protein, which codes for MAESFTTTNRFFDNKNYPRGFSRHGDFTIKEAQLLERHGYAFNELELGKREPVTEDEKQFVAVCHGEREPVTEAERVWIKYMARIKRPKRFHTLSGGKPQVEGAEDYTESDD